Proteins co-encoded in one Dethiobacter alkaliphilus AHT 1 genomic window:
- a CDS encoding coenzyme F420-0:L-glutamate ligase produces MSKAEAVAQLKPNAGRELTREVDGQVFLRYPIRTHFVEVGEDYFELVEKYVLPYYQDGDILSISEKIITLCQGNVLYKSSVKIGLLAKILAKFVMKTPRGERPGNLLKMQTTIDLCGPWKVLFAAFLSAIGKLFGKRGIFYSYLGNNINAIDGFNDVSWEYYGDKGLLGPIDPDKVCQDIREKYNIDCMIVDANNIGVEVMGVSNDIPYDKQFLAELIMDNPAGQGTEQTPFILIRKR; encoded by the coding sequence ATGAGCAAAGCAGAGGCTGTAGCCCAATTAAAACCAAATGCCGGGCGGGAACTGACCCGGGAAGTTGATGGACAAGTCTTTTTAAGATATCCGATTCGCACTCATTTTGTGGAAGTGGGAGAAGATTATTTTGAACTGGTTGAAAAGTATGTGCTGCCCTATTATCAGGACGGAGACATACTTTCTATAAGCGAGAAAATTATAACGCTGTGCCAGGGAAATGTATTGTACAAAAGTAGCGTAAAGATAGGCTTGTTGGCCAAAATTTTAGCTAAGTTTGTTATGAAAACACCGCGGGGTGAACGACCGGGTAATCTGCTTAAAATGCAGACAACCATTGACCTGTGCGGCCCGTGGAAAGTACTGTTTGCCGCCTTTTTATCGGCAATAGGTAAGCTGTTTGGCAAGCGCGGCATATTTTACAGCTATTTGGGCAATAACATCAATGCCATAGACGGTTTCAATGATGTGAGCTGGGAATATTATGGTGATAAAGGACTGCTGGGACCCATTGATCCTGATAAAGTCTGCCAGGACATTAGGGAAAAATACAACATAGACTGTATGATTGTAGATGCAAATAACATTGGTGTGGAAGTTATGGGCGTTAGCAATGATATCCCATACGACAAGCAGTTTCTGGCAGAGCTGATTATGGATAATCCGGCGGGACAGGGCACGGAACAGACTCCTTTTATTCTCATTCGCAAGCGTTAA
- a CDS encoding Spo0E family sporulation regulatory protein-aspartic acid phosphatase — translation MLALIDRERERLHKFASQWGFGDQRTLQQSERVDRLIYVFMRRSDSIKQ, via the coding sequence ATGCTTGCCCTGATAGATCGTGAGCGAGAAAGGTTGCATAAGTTTGCATCTCAGTGGGGCTTCGGTGACCAAAGAACATTGCAACAAAGTGAACGGGTAGACCGCCTGATATATGTTTTTATGCGCCGGTCTGATTCTATAAAACAATAA
- a CDS encoding tetratricopeptide repeat protein, which produces MSEEMEQESREPASYELPWPRELSQGLAPGLLWAVTSFFLFLVYFWYGVASLALMFIFFQTQRNTPVGRARRFYVQGRQEYRKKNYTEALENFHKALEIKPDATVIYPVIGDLYFFREEIAKAKNAYQDYFRRMPEDHDMRIWYAGKFLERGQFAEAVKELKKLPAEVRRTPQVVNLLALCLLKSSQNKEAIQILEPAVRKNESDDEHLLTSRYFLAKAYLQDGQKETARSLLQKLEEEHPGLEDVPQLLSSLNK; this is translated from the coding sequence GTGAGCGAAGAGATGGAACAGGAAAGCAGGGAACCGGCTTCCTATGAGCTGCCCTGGCCCAGGGAACTGTCCCAGGGTCTGGCACCGGGTCTGCTCTGGGCCGTAACCAGCTTTTTTCTGTTTTTGGTATATTTCTGGTATGGTGTGGCTTCCCTTGCCCTTATGTTTATTTTCTTTCAGACACAACGCAATACACCGGTGGGTAGAGCAAGGCGCTTTTACGTCCAGGGCAGGCAGGAATACCGCAAAAAAAACTACACAGAAGCCCTGGAAAATTTCCATAAAGCGCTGGAAATCAAGCCGGATGCCACCGTTATCTATCCTGTAATCGGTGATTTATATTTTTTCAGGGAGGAAATTGCCAAAGCAAAAAATGCATATCAGGACTATTTCCGCCGGATGCCGGAAGACCATGATATGCGCATCTGGTATGCCGGTAAATTTCTGGAAAGGGGCCAATTTGCAGAGGCCGTCAAAGAACTGAAAAAACTGCCCGCAGAAGTTCGCCGTACGCCCCAGGTTGTAAACCTGTTGGCCTTGTGCCTGTTAAAATCGAGTCAAAACAAAGAAGCGATACAGATTCTGGAACCGGCAGTGCGCAAAAACGAGAGTGACGACGAGCACCTGCTGACTTCCCGCTATTTTCTGGCCAAAGCCTATCTGCAGGACGGTCAGAAAGAAACTGCCCGTTCCCTGCTGCAGAAACTGGAAGAAGAACATCCCGGACTGGAAGATGTGCCGCAGTTGCTGAGCTCATTAAACAAATAA
- a CDS encoding DNA methyltransferase, with protein sequence MTKTISPPGPRVREGELWTAKQRQMHSLHYVISYRASFKPELPDYCIRKYSKAGDVVADPFCGRGTTALQANLLGRSAWVNDANPLAICITRAKCSPVSLPEIESFLGDINWQKKIDLQPDSDLLAFYHPDTLRELYLLKDAISREESETSRFVQLLALSRLHGHSTGFFSAYSMPQLSVLPEAQRRINQKRGEEPPYRAVAPRIIAKARRALKDNCLQAIRQSGAQNRYLQSDARNLSPWPDNSVDLVVTSPPFLNCVNYVHDNWLEHWFLNIDPSILKGRITQTASIRVWKSFVAHVLLEIGRILRVGGICVFEVGEVLCGGEKINLDEAVTQIIAENRCGLQLMEVLIQKQQFTKLAHCFAVTNNKKGTNTQRLLVLEKSLSHET encoded by the coding sequence TTGACGAAAACCATCTCACCTCCCGGACCCCGGGTAAGGGAAGGGGAATTGTGGACGGCAAAACAGAGACAGATGCATTCGCTGCATTATGTGATTTCATACCGGGCGTCATTTAAGCCGGAGCTGCCGGACTATTGCATCCGCAAATACAGCAAGGCCGGCGATGTTGTGGCCGATCCCTTTTGCGGAAGAGGGACCACCGCCTTGCAGGCCAATCTATTGGGCCGCTCTGCCTGGGTTAATGATGCCAACCCACTGGCTATCTGTATTACCCGGGCCAAATGCAGTCCGGTCAGTTTGCCGGAGATTGAGAGTTTTTTGGGGGACATAAACTGGCAAAAAAAAATTGATTTGCAGCCTGATTCAGATTTGCTGGCATTCTATCATCCAGATACTCTGCGTGAATTATATCTTTTAAAAGATGCGATAAGCAGGGAAGAAAGCGAAACATCACGCTTTGTTCAACTTTTGGCCCTCTCCCGGTTGCATGGCCATTCAACAGGCTTTTTTTCCGCTTACAGCATGCCCCAGCTCTCCGTTTTGCCCGAGGCCCAGCGGCGCATCAATCAAAAGCGGGGAGAAGAGCCGCCTTACCGGGCCGTGGCACCGCGCATTATAGCCAAAGCACGCCGTGCCCTAAAAGACAACTGCCTGCAGGCTATCCGGCAATCCGGCGCACAAAACCGCTATTTGCAAAGCGACGCCCGCAATTTATCTCCCTGGCCGGATAACAGTGTAGATTTGGTTGTCACATCCCCGCCGTTTTTAAATTGCGTAAACTATGTTCATGACAATTGGCTGGAGCATTGGTTCTTAAACATTGACCCCAGCATTTTAAAGGGGAGGATAACACAGACAGCCAGCATCAGGGTCTGGAAGAGCTTTGTGGCCCACGTGCTGCTGGAAATCGGCAGGATACTGCGGGTGGGGGGAATCTGCGTTTTTGAGGTGGGGGAGGTACTCTGTGGCGGGGAAAAAATCAATCTGGATGAGGCTGTAACCCAAATTATTGCAGAGAACCGCTGTGGATTGCAGTTAATGGAGGTGCTGATCCAAAAACAACAGTTTACCAAACTGGCTCATTGTTTTGCAGTCACCAATAATAAAAAGGGAACCAACACCCAGCGGTTGTTGGTCCTGGAGAAAAGCCTGTCACATGAAACGTGA
- a CDS encoding ATP-binding protein produces MPLTHLYPAKKLTVPVDYMFWRSHAHFLFDNIAAAVVAVDTSGYITIFNSEAEQVFNRHAEDVLGMPLQKVFPNLPSHEYYLLRILKTGKELKDAEFSYCPYTSQEGIFSHSVALVKGQHGTVDGAIWLRKDLTCERRFQKEVNNVEIQAIVSQIAAGTAHEIRNPLTAAQGYIQMAKQQCPPEVQEYLEIAMEEMNQINRTITEFLAFIHPGEEGLQFISLNNLLEDLLQLMEKVGTMVNIEFIAHLDNNIPLCLLDSELMKQAVLNVLRNAIQSMPQGGRLSVYTSFRRDTDEVMIDIADTGAEIHADVLDRIFKPFVSMKVNSPGQALTLANRIVQHQGGYMQVCSKKDRGTSVKIFFPVCKS; encoded by the coding sequence ATGCCACTGACTCATCTCTATCCGGCAAAGAAACTCACCGTTCCCGTTGATTATATGTTCTGGCGCTCCCATGCCCACTTTCTTTTTGATAACATAGCTGCGGCTGTGGTTGCTGTGGATACAAGCGGCTATATTACTATTTTTAACAGTGAAGCAGAGCAGGTATTTAACAGGCACGCTGAAGATGTATTGGGCATGCCGCTGCAGAAGGTCTTTCCCAACCTGCCTTCCCACGAATATTACCTGTTAAGAATATTAAAAACGGGCAAAGAACTTAAAGATGCGGAATTTAGCTACTGTCCGTATACAAGTCAGGAAGGAATCTTTAGCCACAGCGTTGCCTTGGTGAAAGGCCAGCATGGTACTGTTGACGGTGCCATTTGGCTGCGTAAAGACCTAACCTGTGAGCGCCGGTTCCAAAAAGAAGTTAACAATGTGGAAATCCAGGCCATTGTAAGCCAAATTGCCGCCGGCACCGCCCATGAAATAAGAAACCCTCTGACCGCAGCCCAGGGGTATATCCAGATGGCTAAACAGCAATGTCCTCCCGAAGTTCAGGAATACCTGGAAATTGCCATGGAGGAGATGAATCAGATTAACCGGACCATTACCGAATTTCTGGCCTTTATCCATCCCGGTGAGGAGGGCCTGCAGTTTATCTCCCTCAACAACCTGCTGGAGGATTTGCTGCAACTGATGGAAAAAGTGGGTACCATGGTCAATATTGAATTTATCGCCCATCTGGACAACAATATTCCCCTATGCCTGCTGGATTCCGAATTGATGAAGCAAGCGGTGCTCAATGTACTGCGCAATGCCATTCAGTCCATGCCGCAGGGAGGACGGCTCAGTGTTTACACGTCCTTTCGCCGGGATACAGATGAGGTGATGATTGACATTGCCGATACAGGCGCAGAAATTCACGCCGATGTCCTGGACCGTATCTTCAAACCCTTCGTTTCCATGAAAGTAAATTCGCCGGGACAAGCCCTGACGCTGGCCAACCGCATAGTGCAGCATCAGGGTGGCTATATGCAGGTCTGCAGCAAAAAAGACCGGGGCACCTCGGTTAAAATATTTTTTCCTGTTTGCAAAAGTTAA
- a CDS encoding GNAT family N-acetyltransferase, producing the protein MQVNRQLETGIFKQVQHDVSERTLYTERGTINLMGPVSAHSINRFIMCEGLTKFRQPQQQHQALMDIANLPEGQVFIACHENTIVGYITFHYPEFERWAQSGILCLLELGAIEVSSQWRETGIAGELVKIPFYTDYMEDKIIVSMECYWFWDLRGSNLTPWEYRRVMENLLDRSGFKTTLTDDPDICSHPANLLSVRIGSRVPQETCLKFQNVCYRGKWML; encoded by the coding sequence ATGCAGGTTAACAGGCAATTGGAAACGGGAATATTTAAGCAGGTGCAGCATGACGTATCAGAGCGCACTTTATATACAGAGCGCGGCACTATTAATCTGATGGGACCGGTTTCAGCTCATTCAATTAACCGTTTTATCATGTGTGAAGGGCTCACCAAGTTTCGCCAACCGCAGCAACAGCACCAGGCCCTCATGGATATTGCCAACCTGCCGGAAGGCCAGGTCTTTATTGCCTGCCATGAAAACACAATAGTAGGTTATATTACTTTCCACTATCCCGAATTCGAAAGGTGGGCCCAGTCCGGCATCCTATGTCTGCTGGAGTTGGGGGCAATTGAGGTTTCCTCCCAGTGGCGGGAAACGGGTATTGCCGGCGAACTGGTGAAAATCCCCTTTTATACCGACTATATGGAAGACAAAATTATTGTCAGCATGGAATGCTACTGGTTCTGGGACCTGCGGGGCTCCAATCTTACTCCCTGGGAGTACCGCAGAGTAATGGAGAATCTTTTGGACAGAAGCGGTTTTAAGACCACATTAACCGATGACCCGGATATCTGCAGCCACCCGGCAAACCTCTTATCAGTGCGAATCGGCAGCCGGGTGCCCCAGGAGACGTGTTTGAAATTCCAGAATGTTTGTTACCGTGGTAAATGGATGCTGTAA
- a CDS encoding Ger(x)C family spore germination protein, which translates to MNRLLLVVLLTLLLIPGGCGTVQIEDRAFVTAIGLDTVGSGEDLRYLLTVEVYRPGMLQARIQDSPSIIQTVEAENFEKALEWLQARLSRIITLSHLRVLVIGEEAAKEINLREIIDYFERHPEVQMRIKILTVQDGQAMELLKTEPLFEEFISEELIELTQQAGYLPLTHRNPFFKVLQELRVTGGRGLLPRVITTEDGNIAILHGGAVFNDYKLAGWLSSKEVHDANWILGGVQRTSEKVELEDGTYTYSMRRSRINIIPHVEQEQVRFTVKIETEGIVRQQQGRQLDLLEPNNIAKLEKALSSMVVENAQKAIVKSQQDFGIDYLGFGRALRRHNRQFYDQINWEEMFPSVPIDLEVNTKITLTGKTW; encoded by the coding sequence TTGAATAGATTACTGCTTGTTGTACTGCTGACTTTATTATTGATCCCCGGCGGGTGCGGCACGGTACAGATTGAAGACAGAGCTTTTGTAACTGCCATCGGCTTAGATACAGTGGGCAGCGGAGAGGATCTGCGGTATCTGCTTACAGTGGAAGTTTATCGGCCCGGCATGCTGCAGGCACGAATCCAGGACTCACCCAGTATTATACAAACGGTGGAGGCGGAAAATTTTGAAAAGGCTTTGGAGTGGCTCCAGGCAAGGCTATCGCGGATCATCACCCTTTCCCACCTCAGAGTGCTGGTCATTGGTGAAGAGGCAGCAAAAGAAATTAACTTACGGGAAATCATTGATTATTTTGAAAGACATCCGGAAGTACAAATGCGCATTAAAATTTTGACGGTCCAGGACGGACAGGCCATGGAACTGTTAAAAACAGAGCCCCTTTTTGAAGAATTTATCTCGGAAGAGTTAATCGAATTGACGCAACAAGCAGGCTATTTGCCTTTGACGCACAGAAACCCGTTTTTTAAAGTTCTGCAGGAACTGAGAGTAACGGGAGGCCGCGGGTTATTGCCCAGAGTGATTACCACAGAGGATGGCAACATAGCTATCCTGCATGGAGGCGCAGTGTTTAATGACTATAAACTGGCCGGGTGGCTAAGCAGCAAAGAAGTCCACGATGCCAACTGGATTCTGGGAGGCGTGCAGCGCACCAGCGAAAAGGTCGAATTGGAGGACGGCACCTATACTTATTCCATGAGGCGCAGCAGAATTAACATTATCCCCCATGTGGAGCAAGAGCAGGTGCGTTTTACCGTTAAGATTGAAACAGAGGGAATCGTCCGGCAGCAGCAAGGACGGCAGCTTGATCTGTTGGAACCTAACAATATTGCCAAACTGGAAAAGGCATTAAGCAGTATGGTTGTCGAGAATGCGCAAAAGGCCATTGTTAAGTCACAACAAGATTTTGGCATCGATTATCTGGGCTTTGGCCGTGCTTTAAGAAGACATAACAGACAATTCTATGACCAAATTAACTGGGAAGAAATGTTTCCTTCGGTACCCATTGATCTTGAGGTGAATACGAAAATCACCCTTACAGGGAAAACATGGTAG
- a CDS encoding GerAB/ArcD/ProY family transporter: MSIKDSVTDRLDVRILLIVLIVSIIEFEIFVIPKATARVAGQDAWIAMLLGSVFIAFNTFILVKLTARFPRENFFEFGGKVWGKPLSYVIILGYLAYWFIFLSFLLKDFNVVNETFFVREAHPAVSVTLFTLGAVWVVIYGFPAVVRLLQMMAPFLLLPLIMVAALQVVNIRLENLQPVLGNGVLPVLKGAVLFAGFWQGLELLLFTSPFIKKPQQALKPALLAVGVLTALAVAQTISVIGVLGVDHIEVAIWPGINAMSAIAFPGFPVERFELFLTLPWIVAIFTTLCVFLYLLSFGIIQLLHIPYRKLTVFLCAGLIVASSLLFPNYPAKMQYFDAFALLTIVFVLLIPSLTLILAIIRKKEGHEIE, translated from the coding sequence ATGAGCATCAAAGATTCCGTAACAGACCGCTTAGATGTCAGGATATTGCTGATTGTGCTGATTGTTAGCATCATTGAGTTCGAAATTTTTGTCATTCCCAAAGCAACGGCACGGGTTGCCGGTCAGGATGCCTGGATAGCTATGCTGCTGGGTTCGGTTTTTATCGCCTTTAACACATTTATTCTGGTCAAACTGACCGCCAGATTTCCCCGGGAAAATTTTTTTGAATTCGGCGGTAAAGTATGGGGAAAGCCGCTAAGCTATGTGATTATCCTGGGCTATCTGGCCTATTGGTTTATATTCTTGTCCTTTTTACTAAAGGATTTTAATGTGGTAAATGAGACTTTTTTTGTCAGGGAAGCTCATCCTGCTGTTTCAGTAACCCTCTTCACCCTGGGGGCCGTATGGGTAGTTATTTACGGGTTTCCCGCCGTTGTCCGACTGCTGCAAATGATGGCTCCGTTTTTGCTGCTGCCGTTGATTATGGTGGCAGCACTGCAGGTTGTAAATATCAGGCTGGAAAATCTTCAACCGGTGCTGGGCAACGGCGTACTGCCAGTGTTAAAAGGTGCCGTTCTTTTTGCCGGGTTCTGGCAGGGGCTGGAGCTCCTTCTTTTTACCAGCCCTTTTATAAAAAAACCACAGCAGGCATTAAAGCCAGCTTTGTTGGCTGTGGGTGTGCTGACAGCATTGGCAGTTGCGCAAACCATTAGCGTTATTGGAGTTTTGGGTGTTGACCACATAGAAGTGGCCATCTGGCCCGGCATTAATGCCATGTCTGCCATAGCGTTTCCCGGCTTTCCGGTGGAAAGATTTGAGCTGTTTTTAACGCTGCCCTGGATTGTGGCCATATTTACAACTCTTTGTGTCTTTCTCTATCTCTTATCTTTTGGTATTATTCAGCTTTTACATATTCCCTACAGGAAGTTAACAGTCTTTCTCTGTGCCGGTTTAATTGTTGCGTCCAGCCTGCTTTTTCCCAACTACCCGGCAAAAATGCAGTACTTTGATGCCTTTGCTCTGCTTACCATTGTGTTCGTCCTGCTTATACCCTCTCTGACTTTAATTTTGGCCATTATCCGCAAAAAGGAGGGCCATGAGATTGAATAG
- a CDS encoding spore germination protein yields the protein MFKRFSWLKRQQTKREEYKPAEEPEVIGENEPDPEVSFVDVLPRDNQFPLRGPKKRFADSIEVNIQTLRQLLQDDSLVFEQLLVGSRSRRKVVIAYLKDVAHPGIVGEVKDRLRAIRTESVIGSSYIERNIENSNLSPFPQVETTPRPDVVESGLLQGRVAILTDGSSEALLAPTTFFDLMDTPEDVHTRWFVAASFFRAARYIMFILAASLPAFYIALATFNPEFLPTKIAFIIARARGGAPFPIYLEAFIMMGIVEAVRLMMIRIPTPLGASIALFSGLALIIAGLYANIVTPVVLMVVTLTIICSFGIPDFDLRTSVRIIQFITMIMATFLGIFGYALAFFYLSAHLVTLKSFGIPYMTPLAPFEASGWGHTLARSSSEVMPQDETYKPRLPNDNEES from the coding sequence ATGTTTAAAAGATTCAGCTGGCTTAAACGCCAGCAGACAAAACGGGAAGAATACAAACCGGCAGAGGAACCTGAGGTGATTGGGGAAAATGAACCCGATCCTGAGGTTTCCTTTGTGGATGTGCTGCCGCGGGACAACCAGTTTCCCCTGCGGGGGCCAAAAAAACGTTTTGCCGACAGCATTGAAGTTAACATACAGACCCTTCGTCAACTGCTGCAGGATGACAGCCTGGTTTTTGAACAGCTCTTGGTGGGTTCCAGATCCAGGCGAAAAGTTGTTATTGCTTACTTAAAAGACGTGGCTCATCCGGGTATTGTGGGGGAGGTAAAAGACAGGCTGCGTGCCATACGCACTGAATCGGTAATTGGCAGCAGCTATATTGAACGAAACATTGAAAACTCCAACCTGAGCCCTTTTCCTCAGGTTGAAACAACCCCCAGGCCCGATGTGGTGGAGTCCGGCTTATTGCAGGGCAGGGTGGCCATACTGACAGACGGAAGCAGCGAAGCACTGCTTGCCCCCACCACCTTCTTTGATTTAATGGATACCCCCGAAGATGTGCACACCCGTTGGTTTGTGGCCGCCAGCTTTTTTCGGGCGGCGCGCTATATTATGTTTATCCTGGCCGCCAGCCTGCCTGCCTTTTACATAGCTTTGGCCACTTTTAACCCCGAATTTCTGCCTACCAAGATCGCATTCATTATTGCCAGAGCCAGGGGCGGCGCTCCTTTTCCCATCTATCTGGAAGCCTTTATTATGATGGGGATTGTGGAAGCGGTGCGCCTGATGATGATTCGTATTCCAACCCCATTGGGAGCAAGTATCGCCTTGTTTTCCGGACTGGCGCTGATAATTGCCGGATTATATGCCAATATTGTCACTCCTGTGGTTTTAATGGTGGTAACCCTGACCATCATCTGCTCTTTTGGTATACCTGATTTTGATTTGCGCACATCTGTGCGGATTATTCAGTTTATTACCATGATTATGGCAACTTTCTTAGGTATTTTTGGATATGCCCTGGCTTTCTTCTATCTTAGCGCCCACCTTGTGACATTAAAGTCCTTTGGCATACCCTACATGACTCCCCTGGCACCTTTCGAGGCCAGTGGCTGGGGGCATACGTTGGCCAGAAGTAGCAGTGAGGTTATGCCGCAGGATGAAACCTATAAACCTCGTTTACCCAATGATAACGAGGAAAGTTAG
- a CDS encoding Ger(x)C family spore germination protein, with product MIRKVLATALIVFFLAGCGAVQIENRAFVTAIGLDLADEGSTGRYLVTIEVFRPGTMQSNTQQPPVIILSVATDNFEMALEQLQSRLATRISLAHLTLVIVGEEAAKEFDFREVTDYFHRHPEIQMRARLMAAQDKRALDILKTEPLYREYISQELVAMAEMWPYVSLARRNPFFDFVADLRRTGGRGLLPRVMKSDEGEFIIRHGSAVFDNYKLVGWLSSEETQAINWLMEDVQVPVTASFQGEEYSYLTKDIRTKIIPEIEDDKVRFHISIETDGILRQQLGHHVDMSDPANVSGVESALAQTIEGQVRSAVDKAQQDFGTDYLGFQSILRRHHPQAHQRLDWDKIFPHIPVSIAVESHLSRFGKIE from the coding sequence TTGATAAGAAAAGTACTTGCCACAGCTCTTATTGTTTTCTTTCTCGCCGGCTGCGGTGCGGTACAAATTGAAAACAGGGCGTTTGTTACAGCCATTGGCCTTGACCTGGCAGATGAGGGCTCTACCGGCAGATACCTGGTAACAATAGAAGTATTTAGGCCGGGCACAATGCAGTCTAATACACAGCAACCCCCGGTGATTATACTCAGCGTGGCTACAGACAACTTTGAAATGGCCCTGGAGCAATTGCAGTCCCGTTTAGCCACAAGAATTTCCCTTGCCCACTTAACCTTGGTTATAGTGGGTGAAGAGGCGGCAAAGGAGTTTGATTTCAGAGAGGTTACCGACTACTTTCACCGTCATCCGGAAATACAGATGCGGGCCCGCCTGATGGCGGCCCAGGACAAGCGTGCCCTTGATATTTTAAAAACCGAGCCACTTTATCGGGAGTATATCTCACAGGAGTTGGTGGCCATGGCGGAGATGTGGCCCTATGTGTCTTTAGCCAGGCGAAATCCTTTTTTTGACTTTGTGGCTGATTTAAGAAGAACCGGGGGGCGCGGCCTGCTGCCCCGGGTAATGAAATCAGATGAAGGAGAATTTATTATCCGCCACGGCAGTGCTGTTTTTGATAATTATAAATTGGTGGGCTGGCTAAGCAGTGAAGAAACCCAAGCTATAAACTGGCTCATGGAAGATGTGCAGGTACCGGTCACGGCAAGTTTTCAGGGGGAAGAATATAGTTATCTGACAAAAGATATCCGAACCAAAATTATCCCTGAAATAGAAGATGATAAGGTGCGGTTTCACATCAGCATTGAAACAGACGGCATTCTGCGCCAGCAACTGGGCCATCATGTTGATATGTCCGATCCTGCAAATGTCAGTGGAGTAGAAAGCGCCCTGGCCCAAACCATCGAAGGCCAGGTTCGCTCTGCCGTAGATAAAGCGCAGCAAGACTTTGGCACTGACTATCTGGGCTTTCAGTCCATTCTGCGCCGGCACCATCCCCAGGCACACCAGAGACTTGACTGGGATAAAATCTTTCCCCATATCCCCGTATCCATTGCGGTGGAGTCACACCTGAGCCGTTTTGGCAAGATTGAGTAA
- a CDS encoding GerAB/ArcD/ProY family transporter: protein MAYSISDSVNDKLEPRILIAVLIVSILEFEVFTFSRGVVEIAGQDAWLSLIIGAVIVSVNTFLLVKLMSRFPGENIFHFSPKVWGKPLGLVMIVGFLLYWLVFLITLLEDFSVANQTFFVREAQPIISVILLVIGAAWAVSYGFPALVRLLQILLPFIILPLLFIGGLALPHIQLEQFQPMLAGGIWPVLKGAILVAGFLQGLEIILFAGPFIKNPQKALKPALLGVNLIIFIALIQSVNAIGILGVDNIEVSVWPGIDTMSVIHFPGFPVERYELFLTLPWLVGIFSTLCVFLYLLSYGIVQTFNIQHRTVVIYLLAAVIVGGTLLFPNYAWTLQARELLNIVTLLFIAVIPVLTLILAVIRKKEGTEN from the coding sequence TTGGCTTATTCCATTTCCGATTCAGTTAATGACAAGTTAGAGCCACGCATCCTGATTGCGGTACTGATTGTGAGCATTCTGGAATTTGAAGTTTTTACTTTTTCCAGGGGTGTGGTGGAGATAGCCGGTCAGGACGCCTGGCTGTCCCTGATTATTGGGGCGGTTATTGTTTCGGTAAATACCTTTTTGTTAGTAAAGCTAATGTCCAGGTTCCCCGGCGAAAATATTTTTCATTTCAGCCCCAAAGTCTGGGGCAAGCCGTTGGGCCTGGTAATGATAGTGGGTTTTCTCTTATATTGGCTCGTTTTTCTCATAACATTGCTGGAAGACTTTAGCGTAGCCAACCAAACCTTCTTTGTCAGGGAAGCACAACCCATTATCTCCGTTATCTTACTGGTTATCGGCGCGGCCTGGGCTGTGTCTTATGGTTTTCCCGCACTGGTCAGGCTATTGCAGATTCTGCTGCCCTTTATTATTCTGCCCCTGTTGTTTATAGGGGGGCTTGCCTTGCCACATATCCAATTGGAACAGTTCCAGCCCATGCTGGCAGGCGGTATCTGGCCTGTCCTAAAGGGAGCAATTTTGGTTGCCGGCTTTCTGCAAGGTTTGGAAATAATTCTTTTTGCCGGCCCTTTTATAAAAAACCCACAGAAAGCTTTAAAACCAGCACTGTTGGGAGTTAACCTGATTATTTTCATTGCCTTAATACAGTCGGTCAACGCCATTGGTATCCTGGGAGTGGACAATATCGAGGTCTCGGTGTGGCCCGGCATTGACACCATGTCCGTTATTCATTTTCCCGGATTTCCGGTGGAAAGGTATGAGTTATTTCTGACTCTCCCCTGGCTTGTCGGCATATTCAGTACACTCTGCGTGTTTCTCTACCTTCTCTCCTATGGGATAGTGCAAACGTTTAACATTCAGCACAGAACAGTTGTCATCTACCTGCTTGCCGCAGTAATTGTGGGCGGCACCCTCCTGTTTCCCAATTATGCCTGGACTTTGCAAGCCAGAGAGCTTCTAAACATAGTAACGCTGCTCTTTATTGCTGTTATTCCCGTTCTTACCTTAATATTAGCCGTTATCCGCAAAAAGGAGGGTACTGAAAATTGA